From the genome of Scytonema hofmannii PCC 7110, one region includes:
- a CDS encoding heme-dependent oxidative N-demethylase family protein, whose amino-acid sequence MIQLPPPNLFLEAKTVEASENSAWYFPLENGRYEVKPGFIPLGKSLGNGEADKRVFQFDGNFAHYHHVKLLSRAEQLSKYYQTYNYSDAVADAIACLIIERLSQEYPQYFCCQPTSDGLSFHNQLTGETLYIDEKWRLQQVQTQGQPVFPPYASTLDALATQVQEDLTVMSHSADGSNWLSAVHLCYPNHWSAEEKIGKDFAKIHEPVAGIETINRRASAIVNTMILHEPMVRFAWGLSTDTRLNHHPEPPPSVSPEEWYGRSFNPDNPKLFLRIERQVIWGLPEHNAVLFTIRTYFRDCNAVKKDTSLRLKLFAALQSMTPESLIYKGLAESRDSILAWLEKD is encoded by the coding sequence ATGATACAATTGCCTCCACCAAATTTATTTCTAGAAGCCAAAACCGTGGAAGCATCTGAAAACAGTGCTTGGTACTTTCCCCTGGAAAACGGGCGGTATGAGGTCAAACCTGGTTTTATTCCTCTGGGCAAATCTTTAGGCAACGGTGAGGCTGACAAACGGGTCTTTCAATTTGATGGCAACTTTGCTCACTACCATCATGTTAAGCTTCTATCTCGTGCCGAACAATTAAGCAAATATTACCAAACCTATAATTATTCTGATGCTGTAGCAGATGCGATCGCTTGTCTCATTATTGAGCGTCTCTCTCAAGAATATCCCCAATACTTCTGCTGTCAGCCAACAAGTGATGGTTTATCCTTCCACAACCAACTCACTGGAGAAACTCTTTACATAGATGAAAAATGGCGGTTGCAACAAGTTCAAACTCAAGGTCAACCCGTTTTTCCTCCCTATGCTTCCACCCTGGATGCTTTAGCCACCCAAGTGCAGGAAGACTTAACCGTGATGAGCCATAGTGCTGACGGTAGTAACTGGTTGAGTGCTGTTCATTTGTGCTACCCCAATCATTGGTCAGCTGAGGAGAAAATTGGCAAGGATTTTGCCAAGATTCATGAACCCGTAGCAGGAATCGAGACAATTAACCGACGGGCGAGTGCGATCGTTAACACAATGATTCTTCACGAACCAATGGTACGCTTTGCTTGGGGTTTGAGTACTGATACTCGCCTCAATCACCATCCCGAACCACCTCCAAGTGTATCACCAGAGGAGTGGTATGGTAGAAGTTTTAACCCGGACAACCCCAAATTATTCCTGCGAATAGAACGACAAGTCATTTGGGGTCTACCAGAACATAACGCAGTACTGTTTACCATCCGCACCTATTTTAGGGATTGTAATGCTGTCAAAAAAGATACAAGCTTGCGGTTGAAATTATTTGCCGCCCTTCAATCGATGACACCAGAGTCATTAATTTATAAAGGTTTAGCAGAGAGTAGGGACAGTATTTTAGCTTGGTTAGAAAAAGATTAG
- a CDS encoding SDR family NAD(P)-dependent oxidoreductase yields the protein MNIPPEEVEICLKVLQQISEEPTLIDSHHRFKSLIAKIYKNGKKESRRALQQQQKEEAQKLKAMTAIVQSQLQKQPVVTLPNSIATQNQLVKPNHCYICKQLYTEIHFFYHRLCPTCAELNYSKRYQRTDLTNRVALVTGGRIKIGYQIALRMLRDGARVIVTTRFPRDCARHFSLEPDFAQWRSHLQIHGLDLRHIGNVEAFVSYLLNTEPTLDIIINNADQTIKRPLEFYQHLLSQENNDRETIPFEANSLITSKPDSILLETQTQYPGHLLTNNVYFPENTFDADGQQLDTRPVNSWRLKLDEVSTVEMLEVNLVNAIAPFILNSKLKPLLLKSAFHRRFIINVSAMEGQFNRVFERNPNIKALLLNVNHLRDRGAIALAEALHKNQTLVELGVASNGITPSGGVPLIEVIQKHPSLINVDFGYSASTRVLNAVSNSIGDTGAEAIGKLLRQNSTLLKLSLQGNSITESGKLLLIAGLEQNMTLRQLFLDGRQDARITALLQRNLTFGVSSNLAVTRDLALIRSVYRNKS from the coding sequence ATGAACATTCCGCCTGAAGAAGTGGAAATTTGTCTTAAAGTTTTGCAGCAAATATCGGAAGAGCCAACTCTTATAGATTCTCATCATCGCTTTAAAAGTTTGATTGCAAAAATCTATAAAAATGGTAAGAAAGAATCGCGTCGCGCTCTTCAGCAACAGCAAAAAGAGGAAGCTCAAAAGTTAAAGGCAATGACAGCGATTGTGCAAAGCCAACTTCAAAAGCAACCAGTTGTAACTTTGCCTAATTCTATAGCTACCCAAAACCAGCTTGTCAAACCTAATCATTGCTATATTTGCAAGCAACTTTACACGGAAATCCATTTCTTTTATCATAGGTTGTGTCCGACTTGTGCGGAACTTAATTATAGTAAGCGCTACCAACGGACGGATTTAACAAATCGCGTGGCATTGGTTACGGGGGGACGTATTAAGATTGGCTATCAAATAGCGTTACGGATGTTACGTGATGGTGCTAGAGTTATTGTAACAACAAGGTTTCCTCGCGATTGTGCTCGCCACTTTAGTCTAGAACCGGATTTTGCTCAATGGCGATCGCATCTCCAAATTCATGGGTTAGATTTAAGGCATATTGGAAATGTCGAAGCATTTGTCAGTTATCTTCTGAACACCGAACCCACACTCGATATCATTATCAACAATGCCGATCAAACCATTAAGCGTCCGTTAGAATTTTATCAACACCTGTTGTCTCAAGAAAATAACGATCGAGAAACTATACCATTTGAAGCCAATAGTTTAATAACTTCTAAACCCGACTCAATTCTACTAGAAACCCAAACTCAATATCCAGGTCATTTACTCACAAACAATGTATATTTTCCAGAGAATACATTTGATGCTGACGGACAACAACTAGACACACGTCCGGTTAATAGTTGGAGACTTAAGTTAGATGAAGTGAGCACGGTGGAAATGCTAGAAGTTAATTTAGTCAATGCTATTGCACCTTTTATTTTAAATAGCAAACTCAAGCCATTACTACTAAAATCGGCATTTCACAGACGTTTTATTATTAATGTTTCAGCTATGGAAGGGCAATTTAATCGTGTTTTTGAGAGGAACCCTAATATAAAGGCACTTCTACTCAATGTAAATCATTTAAGGGATAGGGGAGCGATCGCATTAGCTGAAGCATTACACAAAAATCAGACGCTTGTTGAACTAGGGGTAGCAAGTAACGGTATTACGCCAAGTGGGGGAGTCCCGTTGATAGAAGTAATTCAAAAACATCCTTCATTAATCAATGTTGACTTTGGTTACAGTGCATCTACACGAGTCTTAAATGCTGTCAGTAATTCTATAGGAGATACTGGGGCTGAAGCTATTGGCAAGCTTTTGAGACAAAATTCAACTTTACTCAAACTCAGTTTACAAGGGAACAGCATAACTGAAAGTGGAAAGCTTTTGTTAATCGCAGGATTAGAACAGAATATGACACTTCGCCAACTATTTCTAGATGGGCGACAAGATGCGCGGATAACAGCACTACTTCAACGCAATTTGACTTTTGGTGTCTCTAGCAATCTAGCTGTTACCCGTGATCTTGCCTTGATTCGTAGCGTTTATCGGAATAAATCTTAG
- a CDS encoding alpha/beta fold hydrolase — protein MTVTPQQIPQSTFEKYFWTWQGHKIQYTVMGTGKPLVLIHGFGASIGHWRKNIPVLAAAGYQVFAIDLLGFGGSDKPPLKYAVEVWVELLKDFWTVHIQEPAVFIGNSIGALIGLIAVTKHPEIAAGGVLINSAGGLSHRPHELNPPLRIVMAAFNRFVSSPITGAFVFNRIRQKAQIRRTLYQVYRAREAVTDELVDLLYTPSCDLGAQQVFAAILTAPPGPSPAELLPTVERPLLVIWGAEDPWTPITGAKLYEQARDNGKDIKIVPIPGAGHCPHDEVPDVVNQHIINWLSLKNYCSY, from the coding sequence ATGACAGTCACTCCACAACAAATACCACAAAGCACCTTTGAAAAATACTTTTGGACTTGGCAGGGCCACAAAATCCAGTATACCGTCATGGGAACAGGAAAGCCCCTCGTACTCATTCATGGCTTTGGCGCATCTATTGGACATTGGCGAAAAAACATCCCTGTATTAGCAGCCGCAGGTTACCAAGTCTTTGCTATCGACTTGTTAGGGTTTGGCGGTTCTGATAAACCACCGTTAAAGTACGCTGTAGAAGTTTGGGTAGAACTCCTCAAAGATTTTTGGACAGTACACATACAAGAACCTGCAGTATTTATAGGCAATTCCATTGGCGCACTGATCGGTTTGATCGCTGTGACAAAACATCCAGAAATCGCTGCAGGTGGCGTTTTAATTAACAGTGCAGGCGGTTTAAGTCATCGTCCCCACGAACTGAATCCACCGCTACGCATTGTCATGGCAGCTTTCAACAGATTTGTGAGTTCCCCAATTACAGGGGCGTTCGTTTTCAATCGCATTCGTCAGAAAGCTCAAATTCGCCGCACTCTATATCAGGTTTACCGCGCTCGAGAAGCCGTCACCGATGAACTGGTAGACCTACTTTATACACCTTCCTGCGATCTAGGAGCACAACAAGTTTTTGCCGCGATCCTCACAGCACCTCCCGGTCCCTCTCCAGCAGAATTATTACCCACTGTTGAACGTCCCTTGTTGGTGATTTGGGGTGCTGAAGACCCTTGGACTCCAATTACTGGTGCAAAACTTTACGAACAAGCACGGGACAATGGTAAAGATATCAAAATTGTTCCCATTCCTGGTGCCGGTCATTGTCCTCATGATGAAGTGCCAGATGTCGTCAATCAACACATTATAAATTGGCTCTCATTGAAAAATTATTGTAGCTATTGA
- a CDS encoding PIN domain-containing protein, which produces MYLLDTNHCSAIILGEPNVIRSVREVGENNLATCVIVQGELTFMMEKSQRQETNLARLAEFLEDIRIYHITEETATIYGKIKADLFKKFAPKDKNKQRKTKIVDLGFDENDIWIAAIALQNNLTVVSKDSDFLRIQQVITFSVESWL; this is translated from the coding sequence ATGTATTTACTAGATACAAATCATTGTAGTGCCATTATTTTAGGTGAACCAAATGTTATCCGTAGTGTCAGAGAAGTTGGAGAAAATAACCTTGCCACTTGCGTAATTGTCCAGGGTGAACTGACATTCATGATGGAAAAATCTCAACGCCAGGAAACCAATCTGGCTAGGTTAGCAGAATTTTTAGAAGATATTCGGATTTATCATATAACAGAAGAAACAGCAACAATTTACGGTAAAATTAAAGCAGATTTATTCAAGAAATTTGCACCCAAAGATAAAAACAAGCAGCGAAAAACTAAAATTGTTGATTTAGGTTTTGATGAAAATGATATTTGGATAGCTGCTATTGCCTTGCAGAATAATTTAACTGTCGTTTCAAAAGATAGTGACTTTTTGCGAATTCAACAGGTGATAACCTTTTCGGTGGAATCTTGGCTTTGA
- the uvrA gene encoding excinuclease ABC subunit UvrA: MLDTQRSLSLNGQLPHTNPNSQNTIRIRGARQHNLKNIDLELPRDRLIVFTGVSGSGKSSLAFDTIFAEGQRRYVESLSAYARQFLGQVDKPDVEAIEGLSPAISIDQKSTSHNPRSTVGTVTEIYDYLRLLFGRAGEPHCPLCDRCIAPQTIDEMCDRIMELPDRTRFQILAPVVRGKKGTHSKLLSSLASQGFVRVRVDGEVRELSDAIELDKNVIHTVEVVIDRLVKKPGLQERLFDSLSTCLRQSNGIAVVVISPSSDKSDEQQPKTNDQELVFSENFACPEHGAVMDELSPRLFSFNSPYGACPHCHGIGSLRRFSAELVVPDPEAPVYSAIAPWSEKENTYYLELLYKLGQEHGFELQTSWSVLTEEQREIILNGEEKTAETQRKQRDGYKGVLPILQKQYEGGSELIKQKLEQYLVDQRCPVCEGKRLKPEALAVRLGQYRITDFTGVSIRESRKKVDQLQLSQRQLQIADLVLREVKARLQFLLDVGLDYLTLDRPAMTLSGGEAQRIRLATQIGSGLTGVLYVLDEPSIGLHQRDNGRLLRTLIRLRDLGNTLIVVEHDEETIRAADHVVDIGPAAGVNGGRIVAQGDLQALLNSEESLTGAYLSGRRAIATPAIRREGNGRSLVIKNAYRNNLRNINVEIPLGKLVSVTGVSGSGKSTLINELLYPALQHQLTRKVPFPKEIDGIQGLDTIDKAIVIDQSPIGRTPRSNPATYTGVFDIIRDVFSETIEAKTRGYKPGQFSFNVKGGRCEACSGQGVNVIEMNFLPDVYVQCEVCKGARYNRETLQVKYKDKSISDVLNMTVEEALEFFTNIPKAVNKLQTLVDVGLGYIQLGQPATTLSGGEAQRVKLATELSRRATGKTLYLIDEPTTGLSFYDVHKLLDVLQRLVDKGNSVLVIEHNLDVIRCADWLIDLGPEGGDKGGEVIAVGTPEEVAENTKSYTGQYLKQVLTVSSDQ, translated from the coding sequence ATGTTAGACACCCAGCGATCGCTATCCTTAAATGGGCAACTTCCTCACACAAACCCAAACAGCCAAAACACTATCCGCATTCGGGGTGCTAGACAGCACAACCTGAAAAATATCGATCTGGAATTGCCTCGCGATCGCTTGATTGTCTTTACTGGCGTTTCTGGTTCTGGCAAATCTTCCTTGGCATTCGACACTATCTTTGCAGAAGGACAGCGCCGCTATGTGGAATCCCTTAGCGCTTATGCACGGCAATTCTTGGGACAGGTAGATAAACCTGATGTTGAGGCGATTGAGGGATTAAGCCCAGCTATTTCTATCGACCAAAAGTCAACATCTCATAACCCCCGTTCTACTGTAGGAACGGTGACGGAAATTTACGATTATTTGCGACTTCTGTTTGGACGCGCAGGTGAACCTCACTGTCCCCTATGCGATCGCTGTATTGCCCCCCAAACCATAGATGAGATGTGCGATCGGATTATGGAACTACCAGATCGCACTCGCTTTCAAATTCTTGCGCCTGTTGTTCGGGGCAAAAAAGGGACACATAGCAAGCTACTATCAAGTTTAGCATCCCAAGGTTTTGTCCGCGTTCGGGTAGATGGCGAAGTCCGAGAACTTTCTGATGCCATTGAATTAGATAAAAATGTTATTCACACCGTAGAAGTTGTTATTGACCGATTAGTTAAAAAACCTGGTTTGCAGGAGCGTTTGTTTGATTCGCTTTCTACCTGTTTGCGTCAATCTAATGGAATTGCAGTCGTTGTCATTAGTCCTTCATCTGACAAGAGTGATGAACAACAACCAAAGACAAATGACCAAGAATTAGTATTTTCAGAAAACTTCGCCTGTCCGGAACACGGGGCGGTGATGGATGAATTATCACCGCGCTTGTTTTCGTTTAACTCTCCTTATGGTGCGTGTCCTCACTGTCACGGGATTGGCAGTTTAAGAAGATTTTCGGCTGAGCTGGTTGTTCCTGACCCTGAAGCACCAGTGTATTCTGCTATTGCTCCTTGGTCGGAAAAGGAAAATACTTATTATTTGGAGTTGTTGTATAAGTTAGGACAAGAACACGGTTTTGAGTTGCAGACATCTTGGAGTGTGTTGACTGAGGAACAAAGGGAGATAATTCTGAATGGAGAGGAAAAAACCGCAGAGACGCAGAGGAAGCAGAGGGATGGATATAAAGGAGTTTTGCCGATTTTACAGAAGCAATATGAGGGGGGTTCGGAGTTAATTAAGCAAAAGTTAGAACAGTATTTAGTCGATCAGCGATGTCCGGTGTGCGAGGGGAAGCGATTGAAACCGGAGGCGTTGGCGGTGCGGTTGGGACAGTACCGGATTACAGATTTCACGGGGGTTTCTATTCGGGAGTCTCGGAAAAAGGTTGACCAATTACAATTGAGTCAGCGCCAGTTACAAATTGCCGATTTGGTTTTGAGAGAAGTTAAAGCGAGATTGCAATTTTTGCTGGATGTAGGTTTAGATTACCTCACTCTTGACCGTCCTGCAATGACACTTTCGGGTGGAGAAGCACAGCGAATTCGTCTTGCAACTCAAATTGGTTCTGGGTTGACTGGGGTTTTGTATGTTTTGGATGAACCCAGTATTGGTTTGCATCAACGAGATAATGGACGATTGTTGCGAACTTTAATTAGGTTACGGGATTTGGGTAATACCTTGATTGTCGTGGAGCATGATGAAGAAACCATTCGTGCGGCTGACCATGTTGTTGATATTGGTCCGGCTGCTGGGGTTAATGGGGGTAGAATCGTTGCTCAAGGCGATTTGCAGGCATTGCTAAACTCGGAAGAATCTCTGACAGGGGCTTATTTATCAGGACGCAGAGCGATCGCAACTCCCGCAATACGTAGGGAAGGAAACGGGCGAAGTTTGGTTATTAAAAATGCCTATCGCAACAATTTAAGAAACATTAATGTAGAAATACCGTTAGGAAAACTTGTTTCTGTCACTGGTGTTTCTGGTTCTGGAAAATCTACCCTTATTAACGAATTACTCTACCCGGCGCTGCAACATCAACTGACGCGGAAAGTGCCTTTTCCTAAAGAGATAGATGGCATTCAGGGATTAGATACCATTGACAAAGCCATAGTTATTGACCAATCACCAATTGGGAGAACACCCCGTTCTAACCCAGCAACATACACGGGCGTTTTTGATATTATTCGAGACGTTTTTTCAGAAACAATTGAAGCAAAAACCAGGGGATATAAACCCGGACAATTTTCTTTCAATGTTAAAGGGGGGCGTTGTGAAGCTTGTAGCGGACAAGGTGTCAATGTCATTGAAATGAACTTTTTGCCCGATGTTTATGTACAGTGTGAAGTTTGTAAAGGCGCAAGATATAACCGTGAAACTTTACAAGTGAAGTACAAAGATAAATCTATTTCTGATGTTCTTAATATGACAGTAGAGGAAGCTTTAGAATTTTTTACAAACATTCCCAAAGCTGTGAATAAATTGCAAACTTTAGTTGATGTTGGATTGGGATATATTCAACTAGGACAACCTGCAACAACTTTATCTGGTGGTGAAGCACAGAGGGTGAAATTAGCAACAGAACTATCACGTCGTGCTACGGGTAAAACACTTTATTTAATAGATGAACCAACGACAGGTTTATCTTTTTATGATGTTCATAAATTGTTAGATGTTTTGCAACGTTTAGTAGATAAAGGCAATTCAGTTTTAGTCATTGAACACAATTTAGATGTGATACGTTGTGCGGATTGGCTGATAGATTTAGGACCGGAAGGCGGTGATAAAGGAGGAGAAGTGATTGCTGTGGGGACACCAGAAGAAGTGGCGGAGAATACAAAGTCATATACCGGACAATATTTGAAGCAGGTGTTGACAGTGAGCAGTGACCAGTGA